A single Mercenaria mercenaria strain notata chromosome 9, MADL_Memer_1, whole genome shotgun sequence DNA region contains:
- the LOC123546776 gene encoding leucine-rich repeat and fibronectin type-III domain-containing protein 2-like, with protein sequence MIPGVYMCGIFTMNCWSLSIILILFGLHGFGATASTCPAVCFCPSLTRTVYCPRKELLFIPSGIPSDSIQLNLNDNTFSNPVISKENFTRYRDLQQLYLTGCGIEYIQVDTFIDNKKLKWLDIGKNKLKTIYDYTFRDLTLDHLFLNDNPGVSISTRAFGGLKSTGLYMQNNGLDKLSLEVLRPMNGTLKTLWLDGNKFERFNSLWLFLFKTLSHLRIGNNPLHCNCEARWLNEFYLSNSRIFEGGSPPSCRSPVRLRGKLFNQLQEDDFKCQLPVFKNVDVIFEHNVGKMTCLASGDPVPTIYWMKPDGDSEVFIPKSEDITKDMEGVMYVTPPEPNSKNRYECVANNPAGNVTFSINVAWPSVPEYQTDVDQSEVAMNDISADVKEINLIDKGDHKKKYNDVKTETKVSHVNTNSSKVTANDMQAVTQETSKTGVQFTAGDIVGAVVGTFLITLLLCIIVFHVFYRHQRKSGYPSTHQNGITTPDLRKGPPSRNELDEVEHTMLERRKFDIHV encoded by the coding sequence ATGATACCAGGCGTGTATATGTGtggaatatttacaatgaattgTTGGAGTTTGTCGATTATTTTGATTCTTTTCGGATTACATGGATTCGGGGCCACAGCCTCTACCTGTCCAGCTGTGTGCTTTTGTCCGTCCTTAACAAGAACTGTGTATTGCCCAAGGAAGGAATTGCTTTTTATTCCAAGCGGAATACCATCAGATTCTATTCAGTTGAACCTCAATGACAATACATTTTCTAACCCAGTTATAAGTAAAGAGAATTTTACAAGATACAGAGATTTGCAACAGTTATATCTAACAGGTTGTGGCATCGAGTATATTCAAGTTGATACTTTTATtgacaacaaaaaattaaaatggcTAGACATTGGTAAAAATAAACTCAAGACGATCTATGACTACACTTTTAGGGACTTGACTTTAGATCATTTATTTCTCAATGACAATCCTGGAGTCTCGATCTCTACAAGAGCTTTTGGAGGACTAAAGTCCACAGGCCTCTACATGCAAAACAACGGACTGGATAAACTGTCGCTTGAAGTTCTTCGTCCCATGAATGGAACATTGAAAACATTGTGGCTCGATGGGAATAAATTCGAGCGGTTTAATTCCCTTTGGTTATTCCTATTCAAAACTTTAAGCCACTTGAGGATCGGTAATAACCCTCTTCACTGTAACTGCGAGGCCAGGTGGTTGAATGAGTTCTACCTCTCCAACTCGAGAATATTTGAGGGAGGGTCACCGCCGTCGTGTAGGTCCCCAGTAAGACTGAGGGGGAAACTCTTCAATCAGTTACAAGAAGATGATTTCAAATGTCAGCTTCCAGTGTTTAAAAATGTCGATGTTATTTTCGAACACAATGTCGGTAAAATGACTTGTCTAGCAAGCGGTGATCCGGTGCCGACGATTTACTGGATGAAGCCCGACGGAGATTCTGAAGTGTTTATTCCCAAATCTGAAGATATAACAAAAGATATGGAAGGTGTTATGTATGTTACTCCACCGGAACCCAACTCTAAAAACAGATATGAGTGTGTTGCTAATAATCCCGCCGGAAACGTTACCTTCTCTATTAATGTCGCATGGCCGTCGGTGCCAGAATATCAAACAGACGTTGATCAGTCTGAGGTCGCAATGAACGACATATCAGCTgatgttaaagaaataaatttgataGACAAAGGTGATCACAAGAAAAAATATaacgatgttaaaacagaaacaaaagtTTCTCATGTAAATACTAATTCTAGTAAAGTAACCGCGAATGACATGCAGGCGGTGACGCAAGAGACAAGTAAAACTGGGGTGCAATTTACCGCCGGCGATATTGTCGGCGCCGTCGTCGGGACATTTTTGATAACACTCCTGTTGTGTATTATTGTGTTCCATGTTTTTTACAGACACCAAAGAAAATCAGGGTACCCAAGCACCCACCAAAATGGCATAACAACCCCAGATTTGAGAAAAGGGCCACCAAGTCGTAACGAACTTGATGAGGTTGAACATACTATGTTAGAAAGACGAAAATTTGATATTCATGTTTAG